In Nicotiana tabacum cultivar K326 chromosome 10, ASM71507v2, whole genome shotgun sequence, the DNA window TAGGGAGAAAAAGATACTGGTAAAAAAACGTGCTGTGCAGTAGATTCAATTAATTGGCCACAAAGTAGCTTTAGATGACCGTGGAGAGCTACCTGGAGCAATAGAGGTGGTTAGAGGTTTTGCGTTGTCATAATCAAATTCAACTAAGAAAAAAAACCATAATCAGGGACAATCTAATTTGTCATTTGTGTTACGCATGTTGTGTGTGTTTAAGAATGTGTTGCGCTGTCTCAACTTGCTTCATTGGTATTATAGGGGAGAAAGTCCATGAGACCCCCACAAGACCCGGTAGAATCAACATTGTTGACTAACAAATAATGAAACCTGTGCTACAATTATACAAATATGTATTCACTAAGGCTGGTACAAATATACAAGACGAGGCCGAAAACATTCATCCAGGAAAAACTACTTCAATGGAATCGACACGAATCTTGCAAGCTATTCAGCAAGAGATCTTTGATAAAAGTTAATGTAATCTTCACTATCTCATCCAGCTGCATTTGGAGGACCAATTTCAAAGCTAAGCTGTTAATCAAATGCTAGACTTAAATATTTGGCCAAAGTTCCAATCCCAAGTTCAGTCAAAAGTCTACAAGTTTCAGTTAGGAAATTAAGATTAAGTTCAAAATTCCACCCCAAAAATTGAATGCAACTACCTGATACTAAAGAATTTGACTGTTCGAACTTATAACATTGTCTATTTCTGACAGAGATCAAACTTTTTCCATCCATTTCACAGAAAACCTCCAAATATTGCTGTAGATATTAGCCATGAGATCTTGTTGAAATTCAGTtgtccggataaggaattttgtaaCCCAATGTCAAGCATATTCTACTATTAAGGCAGGCCATTAGTCTATGACAACAAGTTCACTGTATACTGGAATAATAGTTACATTACCTTCACTTTTAGCATCAGTAATAAAATGGAAGTTCTCCATATCGCTATGTTTGAAATCATAAAGGCGTACCTGCATTTCATGTTAATTTGGATTAATATAGCGCGGATATACACTAACACCAAATTAGAAACAGAAGAAGGTGTTTCCCACCAGACCACACTCATCCCCAACTGCCAATCTTAATGTCTGGAAGCAGAAATCTATTTTTGAAACTGAAGCAGTTGATATAACAGTATTTACACCTTTAACCTGGAAATCACCAGAGTAAAGTTCAGAGCTCCGTATTCAAATGACTAATGAAAAAACTGCTCATTAGAAGTAACATGGAACTTGTAACTGCTGTTTCAACCTCATTATCCAAAACACAAAGGAGACGGAAAACCGCATGAGTGGCATCCCACATCCTTACAGATCCATCTTGATAACCTGCTATATAAACTCTTTGAATCCTGTTAGTCTCAGCTTGAGAAATATGATTATACACCCCTCCAGTCAAGGGCCATCCGTTAGCCCCAGATGATGTTGCTGCGCAAAACTTCTTGAATAAAGGTGTCTGGTTAAGATACAAATCCCATAAAAATCTAAATGAGAAATAAGTCCGGATTTTTAGAAAAATGAGAAGGGGGGAGACAATGATACAGGGAAGCAGCACCTCTTGAAGAGGCTCGGGTAAGTTTCCATCTGAATGCAACTGTGTAAGCTTTGTCACAGTCATGGAAGGATCAACTGTCGGTAATTCTACAGGAAAATCCTCAGCTGATAGAGATATTTTCTTCAACTCTTTGGATACCAAGTCAGACAAGCTTGAACAATCAAAAAGTTTTAGTTGTCCAGGACTCATCAACACAAATAAAGCAGCTTTTTCATCAGTTGCTGCTGTCCCGGTAGTTGGTAATAAGATCGTATCGGCAAATGAGCCACTAAGAGTGAGGTCAACACGACCAACACATTTCAAAGTCTCCATTCCAGATGACCAATCAAGGGTAAGAATCTGCAGCAGCAAAGCAGAAGAAATTAATGTTTTTATCATTACACATGATTATGTTTGAGAGTGTAGGTAGTATGATGGTATGTAATATCCCTAGAACACAATTGGCACCCAACAGAAGTTTAAGAGCTGTTGTTCAAATTCTTTCCCCTCTCTAGGGATGAAGGCCGAGAGCTGAATCTGTGAGGACTTTTACCACTAGTTCCTAATTTAGAAATGTATCCTCCCCTAAACacttaaaccttcaaattgcaaaCAGTCAGAAAATATAAACGAACTAGAATATAATGAAGATTGTAGGGAAATGATACTTTTCAAAGCAACCTTATGTACATATGTGCACTTCTACTACCATAGATTATTCATTATTCTGACTCACCTAAGGCAGTTTTCTGATAACCCAATTTAGCATTTAAAATTGATTGGAATTGATCGATAGATGGGTTAGAAATGTCAAATTAAAAGTTCTCTACACGTCAAGCACCAGTTTAAATGTTATATAGATTTTAAATCATAATCTGTTTTGACTCATTGAAAATGTTACAACAAGAACAGCTTGACTTATCTACTAAAACTCTAAAATGGTAGATTCCATTAGATATCAAATATACTTATTCAATCAAGATCATTTCATACTTCAAAAGCCAATATATATTACAATTTGGAAATACACACACTAAGATATAGCTTGACTTTTATTTGTCCTAAAGTGCAGTTCAGtttgacccagaaatgcaacatTTTATAATCTTGAGGTACAGAGAATATTGAAACAATTAAGTCTACATGGCTAGCGAGCCTACGTATAGCATAATGATAAAACAATAATGAGTATTTCAGTGATGAAGTGTAAAACTTACCGTAATGACTTCATCGGATCCTATTTCATCACCGCCATAAATGAGAAGATGGCCATCGCTGCTATTCCGGGATTTACTGTTCGCCCACCAGTGTAAGACAATGACAGGAAGCCTTTTTTCAGCAGAAGACAACTGTAGCTTAACAACATTATCAAATGGTCCAGCTTCTTGACCTTTGCTtaaggttgattttgatgttttcCAAAACAGAATATCTCCATCTATGTACCCAACAGCAAGAACGGATCCATCAGTGGATGCCCAGCAAAGTGTGGTTATCTCTTTCTCCTCAAATTCATGCTTCAATAAATCATCAGGAGAGCTGGAATCTGCATTCTTTCTAAAGTTTACAGCACCATCCTTCAAATGGAGATCTTTATCACCTTTAACAATGATAACATGGGCTTCAACGACGTCCCATAGTATAATTAAACCACTCTCATATGCAATCAATAATCTGCAATAAATGTAATCAGCTCAGGAACTTATAAGCAAAAACATACTCAAGATTCTAACAGAACCCATTACAGTTACCAAGTCATAAAGACAAAGCGACACTACGTAGAGAAGGATGCATCACTCGTGCTTCATTTGATACAACTGACTGCCGTACAGCAACTGACAGATTTAGTGCCACCAATAAAGAGGAATAATAGTTTCTTACCAGTAAATTATACCTCCTCCACCATGCAATTTTGCCTAGTACTTACCCAGGCACTTCCTATCGATTAATAGAAATATACTACTTTCTTGGTTTTTGGTTCTTACTCAGAAGACCGCAACAAAGGAATTTTGGCCAGAGAAGACATCTACAATAAGACCAAATGGTAAATGAGTGGAGACATCACTTCATCTATACTTCTATAGCTTTCACTACATTGCCAAGCTTCTTATAACCAAAATATACTGGCATTCTGTAATCACTATTAGAAATTGCTCAACAACAACTCTTTTTTATCCCACGAGAACCACTTCTTTTATCCCAAAGAACCACCGAATGCCACCTCATAACTGGGTCATGTATCTTGGGAAAAAAATCTGTAAGCCAGGATAGATCTTTCTCCGTTTTTCTTGCTTCATTCACATTTAAGATTCTCCAACTTGTATGTCAAAGACCAGCAGCGATTAACATAACATATACCATGCAAGACAATTAATAAGGACAAAATAAACAAATGCAAAAGGATAGGGCTTAATTTGGTTAACACGAGGTTAGTGAGGAGTGAGGAAGAAACTATACACAATAATTGTGACTTGCCTATTTCCTGACGTAAAAGGTTGGGGGAGAATTCCAACAACTGGTTGATGATCTGAATTCGCAAAACCAGCTGCTTCTGCAAAATAATGCAAAAAGAGGTTTGTTGAATTATAAAAGCACATGAGAATTTGATAAATAAGATTCTTTAAGACAAAAGAACAAACGTGTTGTTAGGTACTCATGAGATTAAATCAAGCCAATCGGTATTCTCTAAACAAATTAAATATGCTTGGTGGAGATGCTTAGTCTGATAGAAAGATCTGAAATCCCAAAATAGAGCCAACTGTCTTCATGTGGCCATAATTTTCTAGAGAAGCTAGTTCAATCACATACATCCCACATATATTAAATAATGTAGGATCTGAAACCAAAGCTACTCGAGGTTGATTGTATTAGAAGAAATTAGATCCAGAACTAATGTACTTGAAATAAAGTTATGCCAGAATAAGGTAGAGGAGGTGAAAACCCTATAATAAAGGAGAAGATATAGTTGTGTTAATTACAGGTGCATATGGTACCAGCAAAAAGCTCATTGAATAGCCTCTATTACTAGAACAGATTATATTAAACGTAAGGATTGTGTTTCTTGGAGGCTGGCTACAAAATGGTTCAACCATTGTATAATGAACGTGAATCACTTCTGAATCAAGAGACATGCCTGTGTATTGTCATTGCACGAACTAGGCCTAATTATCTGCAATTTGCATCCCTGGACTTTGGAATACGGAAATGCATATCTTGGTACAGCCAACCTACAGGTTTTTTTAGTAGATATCCTGATTCCTGCCTTAAACATGAATGAGCTATTTGTGCTTGTAAATCCAAAGTTTTAACATCCACCAAGAAATAGCTCAAAGTTCAAAATACTCtacaattaaaaattatctcaactaaACAAGAGTCACTTTACAAGAATAAGAAACAGACATAATCATATAAAATAATAGATCAGATAAAAGATTTTTCACTAAGATCATGCAGTAAGCACCAGAAAGAGAACTCCACAAGATCTGATATGGCAGTTGCAGAAGCTCTCTGTTCTCAACACAGAACTTCAAAACTGAGATTGTTCCATATTCATCTCCAACATACCTGGAATGACAGGAAAACTTTATTATAAGCGTAAAATACTCTCAACTCTTTGCACTGTAAAAACTTTCTTGTATTCACATCGAATTCGTACATGAAGGAAGAGCCATTGATAACTGAGAAAGCAGTTATATTTGATTTCCATTGCAAATCACAAGCTACAGATCTGCTTTTGAGATTCCAAACCTGCAGAAAATCAAGAGAAAGAGAAATCTTACAGACCTACTAACCACAAACAGTTCCTAACTCATGTTTCACAGGGGCCCTCTGAGCACCAACGTCAGTGCAACCTTTAATGAAAGATTTttcttttgacttttcttctggGTTTCTTCTATCTTTAGGGGCGGGGTTTGCAAAGAGGTCTTCCTTGGCCATTCAAACTGTTCTTGCTTTCAAGAGGAATGCACCCTTGAAAGGAAACCATTCACCAGTCAAAGTATACTTGCTTTGAGGCAAAACATAAAAAAGCAGAAAATCATGGAAATGGTCTTTTTATAATTTTCGGTAGTGACGTAATTTAATTGGTGATTACTAGACATTTGACATTATACAACAAAACTTCATTAAACCGCCGGGCAATATTTCACATTCAACATAAATGTATAAGTGTCTCTGAGAAACACATGTTCAAGGAAATGAATGGAGCAGGTTTTGAGATTAAGCAAAGTGAGTCATAGTGATTAAACATGAGTTTGTTCAAACCTCTTGCATCATTGTGTTTTTACCATTGCAGCTGAGGGATCAATGTCCAAGGTACAATATAGCAGGTTTTCAAATGAAAAACGAGTCAATTCACCACACAATTGTAGAGATTCTGCCCTGGGTAATTGCAAGATCCATCAGTTGcttctttgttttttattttctggGGGATATGTTAGGTACAATTTCATTAATTATAGCACCAAGTGTGTGCTCAAATACAGTAAAACGGTGGatttagaatttttttagtaTAGAAGAGCGTATGAAATCCAATATAGAACCTATGTTATATACATTTTTCACATTACACCAAAATGTCATTTCAAGAAAGTACAGTTGCTATACCTCCTAGCAATTATTCTCTTTACGGTATAACTAGAAGTAATGATCTCTCATAATTTGTAGATGCTATTTCTTGTTTACTATCACTAAGGATACCAACAAGTTCCAGTGAGACCTTAATTCTTTATGTACATTATATGCTTTTTCACATTCTCCTGGCAACCCTAGGAACACTTAACCAAGATATTATAATATATATGGTAGAGCTAGATCCACCAACCTAAAGCAAGACTTATATAATTCACTTGCTTAGGCAAGGTCATGGCGCGACCAAGCTCATGCAGGAATTCCTTGATTACAAATGCCAAAATTAACATATCTCAGCAGAgaaagcagagttgatagggccatcAGGGACACCTGGAGGATGATACCAGCTTGTATTATATGGTGCCTATGGACTGAAAGAAACCTCAGATGTTTCGATGGAGTCTCAACTCCAATACACTTGCTAAAGGCCAGATGTTTGCTTAGTCTTTTTTGATGGGCCAAACAGTCCTATGTAAATAACTCTACTGTCTTTTTAGATTTTGTCTTCCTCACTCTAGACTTGCCTCTTTAGCTCCAGACCCTATCATAACATCTTGTAAAGGAGCTAGCATCTCTATTTTTGTAATCACTGCACCTGTTTGATGCCTTTCAGTGAAGCAACttactttatttaaaaaaaaaaaaaaagaaaccgaGGAACAGACAAGAAATACAATACAAGCTAAGGCGTCAAATTATGTTCAGTTTCCCTTCTTTGATTGGCATTTGAGAATGCCGCACCAAGAAGGGCATTAAAACCCAACAAGAAATAAAATACAAGCTACGGAGCATAAATGGTCTTAAGTTTCCCAACTTTGATTAACATTTGAGAATGCTGCACTGAGAAGGGCATTAAAAACCaacttattggaaaaaatattaatACCTGAATATCATTTTCATTTGTGATGCTGACAAGAAAACCCTGGTTTTGAAGGAACTGCCACAGACaaaaacagaaataaaagagaaccGATCAAACATATACCTTGAGATTGTAAAAGAGAAGGATTAAAGGAATCATGAATATGATACAAGGGCAAGATATGAAGACACCATCAGTTTATTGGCGTTACAGGAAAATAGTGAgccagatttttttaaaaaataatagcaAACTTTCGTATTATTCAGCAAAGAACCTTTTCTATGTCTGACCAATACTACCCAAAATAGGAAAAGAGAAAAGCCGGATGTTACCTTTGACAAACAAGCAAACACCTAGCCTCAAGGATGAAAAATGCCCCAGTGGGATTGAACTTCcttttcaaaaggaaaagagaaaagaaaaaagtgaaTACCCTTTCCTACCTTGTATCATATACCATAAATGTAGGCCCTTTTCAGTTAATTGTCCTCTTATTCTAGGTAAACCCAAGGAATGCAACACTAAAAACAAAAATGGTCATCATTGGACTTTGTCATCCAAAAGTATTGGAGTGACATTTTGATTAAAAACCCAGCTCTTTATTGACTTAGCTCATACACCTGACATTATCAATTCTAAAGACCATTATCTCTCGGAAACTCTTAAATATGTTGATAAGGAAACCAGGCTCCAAAGGTGTTACAAAATGCTCAAgaataatatcaaataatacaGACTTGGAACCTTTAGAACTGAGCTAAGAATCTCTATGAATGACTTCATGTGCAAAAACCAAACCTCTAAAAATTTATAGGGCAACTGCTTTGGAGAAATCAAGAGACCTTCAATATTGTCCCCACCAATCACTTTTACCCTACCATCCCTGCAAAAAAATTTGGATACTACGTTAACAAGATACAGCCATCAAGCCATCTATGTAAATAGTTTCTAATTGCAAGATAGTATGGACAGATTATAATATACATTGAGCCTTCACCTAACTTTAATCCATCTGAAATAGATTGTCGCTACCTCAAAATGGAAGTCCTTTTCGATCAAAAAATAAGAAAGcgcaagagaaaagaaaaatgaaaatgtgTTGCTACTTCTATATTCATCTAATTAAGACTCAACTTCTCTATTGAGCTTAATATGCTACCAGAATAaactcctcccccccccccacccaccaACCAGTACCTGACTGATTTGTATAACTAAACAGAgtttccattttttctttacGTTCCGGAATAATGTGGTGAGGAACCACCTTCTTAATCAGCCTAAAATAATGGGGCACGATCCACCCTCTTATTCAGAACTATTGCTTCAAGAATCAATCAGACCTTTACTATTCCCATCCCAAAATTTTAGTCCAGTTTAGCTTCCCAAGAATAAAAACATATACCTTTGGTTAAGATGTTCAGATGTACTATGCCATAATGTTGAAATTAAAAATATCGCAATTTAATATTGTAGTACTTTTTATGTAAATTTAAATTTTGAGATGTATTATGCCATCTTTGATAGTAGAAATATCGCAATTTATAGTACTTTCATGTAGCTTTAAGTGCCTAAACTTTTAATGGTAAGTGAATTAATCTATGTCCAGAATCGGTCGAATTGGCCCTTAAAAAGCAAACATGGACTAAAAATTTGGgcagagggagtattatttaaaATTAACAGTGGAGGCACACAGAGGGAGTTTGTACAAAGCTAAACAGCCTAAAAAAACCATACACGGGGATCTCAGGGGCTGAAAGGTCAAGCAACACTACAGGGTACTGGTAAACGTATCATTTACTAAACCAGGGAGCGGGGGTGCCACATGACCATAACTGGCCTGCAGCCAAACAATAGTGGCTATACGCCTATTACATCCACCAGTTATCTCTTGGTGAAAATATGATTTTGACAAGCCTTAACCTTTTCTCTAGCCTCTTCAACCTTCACTGGAAATTTTCCCAACCAAATTCACTTCCAAAAGCTATCCACTGCCTAAAAGTATATACCTATCCAGAAGATGCATGCATATCTATTTGAATGATTCGAGCATTTTCTATAGCGAACCCAAAGTTTGTGCCATACTAGCTTATATACACTACGAGTATAATGGGGGAAGTTCAATGCAGAACTGAACTCTGGAAACTGAAATGATCAGGATTCAATGAGCCACTGCTTCCAAAGAAGCATATCAGGAGTAAGAATTTTGTTATGTTTGTGCACAAGGAAGTGTCTTATCAGCCAAAACAGAGTTAGTGCTTTACTTAACAGCTGAGCTAACAGGCTTCTGTCCATATTAAGTGCATAAAAATCAAAACTTTGACTCACAACGTTCCAATGGCCAATAGGCGCTGGATGGGATCTACTGCAAGAATTGATGCTGTTGACGGGATACCATAATGTACAGTAGCACAAACATTCAGGTCACTTGCTGTCAAACCACTGCCATTTCGCTGAACACAAGAAAAGTTGAAATAAAAGAATCACTCCACCAGCTACATTCAAGTCTTAAAAAGTCAAATGGAATGAATACCATAGCCAATTAAGCACCAATAGAGTAACAACGACCAAATAAATTAGCATCACATTTTCTAAAAACATTGCCCTATATATTGCTATTCAGTTAGTAATGCACTATATGTTGTTCCACATTTTTCTTCCATATTTCTTGGAGATTGTAATGAGCAGTGGCAGAACTAAGTGTGTTGAAGGGGGGTTTAATTGAATCCCCTACATCAAAAAATTACACTGTACTATTAGGGTACACggaattattatatatataaattgttgaaTCCCGTatatagtttttttctttttcttttttgataactAAGACATCCCTGAGGGCCAGTGATGCATCGTTTGAAACTGGTGGATAATGGGTCCGCCCCTCtatccttctccacttaaataccaggctttcGTTTGCGGCAAGATTCAAACCCGTGACATGTGTTAGGATTTGCCCTGAATTTCTAATTTATTGGGACTCTCTTTCTTGGAGGAATGAAAAAGACTCCTAAAAGGAATAAATCTCCTTAATATGTCTTATCCTTTTCTTGGAAGACAAGTTTTGCACATCTATAAATTAAGGATCTCTGCTTCTCACAAGAGCACAAAAAAATATCCACAATGTAGTTATTAAAGAGTTTTATCCAGGGGGAGATTTTTCTCTCgatagtttttcttcttttatattaGTTTTATCATATGTAGATTAATGGACCACACCATTATAAATTATTATGCTTAGTTtagtatatttttcttttgtcgtCTGATTTATCGTCCACCAAGCTTTGTATTGTTAGTTTCCGCATGCACTAAGTTATTTTGATCCCAACAACATGTGCCTAACTCACACATCACAAGTTGTGCTCTTACCACTAGAACAAAGCCCTAGGGGCAAGATTCGAGTCCCATGTATTTAAGTCATTCACTCACTGTTTGCAGCAGGATTCAAATCCCCTTGATAGTTAAGTCACTCGCTCGATGTGCAAGTTTACATTTTTTTAGTTCCCTTGTTAGGATTCCTGTCTCCGCCACAGGGAATGAGATTCGAAATCATACATAACAATCAACTTAGCGTCAATCCCAAACTAATTGGCCTGGCTATATAAATCATCTATATCAGTTCACTATCTTTACGTTGACTATCAACCTACTGCAACCATACTCTTTAATCCAGGCTTGAGACCAGCAATACCTTGCAAAGCTCAAATAGGCAGAGTTTATAAGTAACAGCTCCATAATTCCCGatataaaactttttaaaaaaaaattcggtGGTGTCTAGGCCAACTTGAGGTGCAGCTCGACTATTCCAACATTGCTACCTCCCATCCGCACAAGTATCAAGCAACTCTGTCCACCAAGGATTAGGCAGATGAGAAGAGTATCAAAAGCCTTCTTGTCGACTTATTTCACTATAATCCAGCTTTGATCGATCAAAATACTAGCAAATAGAATGGAAAATAAAAGGAGTTGTTTCAATTTCCGATATAGAACTCGAGCAAAGATTTTTATCCACTTATATTTCACTATGATCAGCTTCTCAATCAAATAATTGCAATTTCGCAGCTCAGTTACAACGAAGTGCTTCAATCTCGCATAAAAAATCCCTACATCATGATTACTGCTAAATGAACATCACTATCACTAATTACAACGTCAAATCATTTCTAGAGAATCACAAAGTAGACAAAGTCAACTGAAGAACActtaaagacaaaaaaaaaattacctgtTGATTATGATGATATTGTGTGGCTTTCTGAAAAAGCTTCTTCGCGAACATGGCGAAATGAG includes these proteins:
- the LOC107781411 gene encoding uncharacterized protein LOC107781411, which codes for MFAKKLFQKATQYHHNQQRNGSGLTASDLNVCATVHYGIPSTASILAVDPIQRLLAIGTLDGRVKVIGGDNIEGLLISPKQLPYKFLEFLQNQGFLVSITNENDIQVWNLKSRSVACDLQWKSNITAFSVINGSSFMYVGDEYGTISVLKFCVENRELLQLPYQILWSSLSEAAGFANSDHQPVVGILPQPFTSGNRLLIAYESGLIILWDVVEAHVIIVKGDKDLHLKDGAVNFRKNADSSSPDDLLKHEFEEKEITTLCWASTDGSVLAVGYIDGDILFWKTSKSTLSKGQEAGPFDNVVKLQLSSAEKRLPVIVLHWWANSKSRNSSDGHLLIYGGDEIGSDEVITILTLDWSSGMETLKCVGRVDLTLSGSFADTILLPTTGTAATDEKAALFVLMSPGQLKLFDCSSLSDLVSKELKKISLSAEDFPVELPTVDPSMTVTKLTQLHSDGNLPEPLQETPLFKKFCAATSSGANGWPLTGGVYNHISQAETNRIQRVYIAGYQDGSVRMWDATHAVFRLLCVLDNEVKGVNTVISTASVSKIDFCFQTLRLAVGDECGLVRLYDFKHSDMENFHFITDAKSEVHELAQGQGPSCRAVIKLLDVRVRAIEFINHGAKLAVGYENVKVAVLDMTSLSVLFLTDSVSVGSSPLVSVIAKRFMHSDGHSKSPKQSELPENHMEELMFVLTEDANIYVIDGGSGKTSSSEPLHLKKASTAISMYVIENNTPFSGIISKKPQSSKGDADSNEPSQDMTTSDQCDTTPFLQNDPSRKHFEESFVILCCKDAIRTYATRSVVHGDNNSACKVKLDKPCCWTTTFMNDGKVCGLLLLFQNGDIEIRSLPDLELVEQTSLMSVLRWNFKLNMDRAMSSMENGHVTLANGSELAFVSLLASENDFRIPESLPFLHDEVLAAAADAAIKFSTQKKKQGSGPNIIGTLVKGFKVGKTNHNMDLIERSKSNFSHLEGIFMKNPLNPEPSPTISKEVQGAVELDIDDIEIDDPVPVAPTSSHSTQNSKRGTERGKLLDSEGDDAKPRLRTREEIIAKYRKAGDASSAAGEARNKLLERQEKLERISQRTDELRSEAEDFASLANELVKVMENRNRKWWQI